One Calditrichia bacterium DNA window includes the following coding sequences:
- a CDS encoding site-2 protease family protein, with protein sequence MENISEIVLNGLIWYAVFLFSTTLHEAAHALVALKLGDDTAYLGGQVSLDPIPHMRREIVGMLIVPLVSFVFYQFKWMLGWASAPYNPVWARRYPKFAAYMALAGPLANASLAIVAVICIHLGIYFGYFFEPNSIIFASVVGAFDSGIPTIAAKFFSILFSLNLLLFIFNLIPLPPMDGSALFPLIVSEDRALKIMDALHQPGLSLVGIIIAWMIFGELFRPIFLIAVNLLYPGLTYH encoded by the coding sequence TCTCAGAAATTGTGCTGAACGGACTCATCTGGTACGCAGTTTTCCTGTTCTCCACAACTTTGCACGAAGCGGCGCACGCACTGGTTGCGCTAAAACTTGGCGACGATACCGCCTATCTCGGCGGGCAAGTGTCGCTTGATCCCATTCCGCACATGCGCCGGGAAATTGTCGGCATGTTGATCGTTCCGCTCGTTTCGTTCGTATTTTATCAATTTAAATGGATGCTCGGCTGGGCGAGTGCGCCTTACAATCCCGTTTGGGCGCGGCGCTATCCGAAATTTGCCGCGTATATGGCGCTGGCCGGTCCGCTGGCGAACGCCTCGCTGGCAATTGTCGCGGTCATTTGTATTCACCTCGGTATTTATTTTGGCTATTTTTTTGAACCGAACAGCATCATATTTGCCAGCGTTGTCGGTGCGTTTGACAGCGGTATTCCGACGATTGCTGCAAAATTCTTTAGCATATTGTTTTCATTGAATTTACTGCTGTTTATTTTTAACCTTATTCCACTGCCGCCGATGGATGGCAGCGCCCTTTTTCCACTGATTGTCAGCGAAGATCGCGCCCTCAAAATTATGGATGCGCTGCATCAACCCGGGCTGAGTCTGGTCGGCATCATCATCGCGTGGATGATTTTTGGCGAGTTGTTCCGCCCGATTTTTCTGATTGCGGTGAA